A region from the Mucilaginibacter sp. CSA2-8R genome encodes:
- a CDS encoding cytochrome b/b6 domain-containing protein: MKYIVNKHPAAIRWFHWINFPLLAIMIWSGLLIYWAYDPYAIKLFGHTLFKFFPEWFYQKYHIKRRLAEGMAFHFVFMWLFAINGLLYVLYTAISGEWRYLLPKRSSWREAWLVLLHDLHLRKTAPPQNKYNAAQRIAYTAVIVMGAGSLLTGLAIYKPAQLYWLVWLCGGYKTARLIHFTLTILYCLFFVIHIVQVILAGWQNFISMVRGFEVTDASTAKIIAKRDNDDGNA; encoded by the coding sequence ATGAAGTACATTGTAAATAAGCATCCGGCAGCCATACGGTGGTTTCATTGGATTAACTTTCCGTTGCTGGCGATCATGATATGGAGTGGGCTGCTGATTTACTGGGCTTACGACCCTTATGCTATTAAATTATTTGGGCATACTTTATTTAAGTTTTTCCCCGAGTGGTTTTATCAGAAGTATCATATTAAACGAAGGCTGGCCGAGGGTATGGCCTTTCACTTTGTATTTATGTGGCTCTTCGCCATCAATGGGTTGCTGTACGTTTTGTATACAGCCATCTCGGGCGAATGGCGATACTTGTTGCCTAAAAGATCGTCATGGCGCGAAGCCTGGCTGGTATTGTTACACGATTTGCATTTACGCAAAACTGCACCACCGCAAAACAAATACAATGCGGCCCAACGAATAGCTTATACTGCTGTAATCGTTATGGGTGCAGGTTCGTTACTTACCGGGCTGGCTATTTACAAACCTGCTCAGTTATACTGGCTGGTATGGTTGTGCGGCGGTTATAAAACGGCACGGCTTATTCATTTTACATTAACCATTTTATACTGCCTGTTTTTTGTGATTCATATTGTGCAGGTAATTTTAGCCGGGTGGCAAAACTTTATCAGCATGGTGCGGGGCTTTGAGGTAACTGATGCATCAACGGCAAAAATTATAGCTAAAAGAGACAACGACGATGGAAATGCCTGA